The region AGTCCCCTGGCTCAGCGTCCTCTTGTGCGCCATCGCATGGGCGTTAGCCCTTCGCCTCACCTTTGAACGCCTTATCTCAATCGACCTAGTCCTCTACGGCGCGGCATTGTTATTGGAGTTCATCTCACTAGCCGTCCTCCGCCACCGAGCCCCCGAAATGCCCCGCCCCTTCCGCATCCCCGGCGGCACCCTAGTCGCAGCCGCCATCGGCATCTGCCCCGCAGCCCTGATCGCCTTCGCCCTTTACGCCGCACGCGACGAAAAAGTAGCCGGCATCCCCGCCCTCGCCTTCGCCGGCATAGTAGCGATCACCGGCCCCGTCATCTACCTGCTGGCGAGACAGTTCCGAACCCCCGCCCAATCAGCTTCAGGGTCGGAGCAATAGATCTCGTGTGCCCCACCCTCATCGCAGTTTCATCGCGATTAGCCGGGGTCCCCGCCAGACGACTTTGTCTGGTGGGGTGGTTAGGGTGGGCATCGGCGAAGCCGACCGCTCCCGCCCATCTCAAACTTAAGCCACGTTATGTGAAACCACGCCCGCCTTAGAATCCGTCCGCTCAACCACCAGCGCCTCATGCTTCCGCAGCGTCTCTTCAACCGCTACCCCAGCCCCAAGCACCGCCAGCACCACCCCACCCGCCCGTATCCCATCCATAAACTGCCCTCGCTGTTCCTTCGAAATATGCAGCACATCGAAGGTCACATGATGCATCGCCCCCGCCTGTCCAGCCGGCGCCCCTAAATCCCCGATTACCTGGATCGCCTCATGTGCCACGCCATTCGCCAACAACTCCGTCAGAGCCTCATTCCCCTGCCCCGTATGCCCAAACAAACCCACTAAAAACACATCACTCATCCCCCCTAAGATGCACCCACCCCCCAAAGAGAAAAGGCGGCCACCCTAAAAAGGGTAACCGCCCGCTAGTCCCTAGGCCCTAGGCTCTAGAACTAGTCCTTAGGCACCGGCTTAGCCTCAGGATTCTTCTGGTGCTCAATCCACCGAGCCTGCGCCTCCGTCACCTTGTTCCGTGCGAACGCAGCATCCCGCCAGCCCTTGACCTCAACGCGCTTTCCCTCAAGATCCTTGTAGATCGCAAAGAAGTGCGTGATCTCCTTCAGCATGTGCGGATAGATCTCGCTGTAGTTCCAGACGTCCTTGTACCGCGGATTGCCCATCCCGACGCATAGCACCTTCTCATCGCCCAGGCCCTGGTCCATCATCTCCAGCAGCCCGATCGGACGAACCTCCATCACGCAACCGGAAAAGCTCGGGCTATCCACCAGCACCAGCACGTCCAGCGGATCGCCGTCATCGCCCAGCGTGCTCGGAATAAACCCATAATCCCCCGGATAATGCACGGGCGAGTAGAGATTGCGGTCCAGCCGGAATACGTGCAGATCCTTGTCATACTCGTACTTGTTTACGCCCTCCTGCGGTATCTCAATGACCACATTGATCACTTCAGGGGACTTCGGCCCGACCGGCAACTCCATGTAATTTGGCATAAAATCTGGCATCTCTTCTCGCGTTCTGGGATTTTGTTCACTGTCGTTCGCGCTGCTTCCGCGGCCCGCATCATCTTACGCCGAGTCGTACCCAGGCGCACCGCCAACCACAAGCAGCACAGGCCCGCACCTTTCGGGAACCTGCTCTTACAAGTCTATAATTAGATTGAATGAAAGCCCATGTCTACGTCACCCTCAAGCGGACCGTCCTCGATGCCCAGGGACAAACCGTCGCCGACGCCCTCCGCCGCATGAACTACAAAGGCGTCGCAGACGTCCGCCAGGGAAAGTACTTCCTGCTCACCCTCGACGCCACCGCAGCAGCCGATCCCACCGCAGCCGAAGCCGAAGTCAACCGCATCGCCCGCGAGATCCTCGTCAACCCCGTGATCGAGGAATACTCCTTCCGCCTCGAGCCCTAAGCTCCCACATCCCAGACCTTCATCCCGAGTCCCCCTTTCGTGGGATTCCCCTGCCTGCTGCGTCGTTTCTACACTTAATTCAATAGCCCTCCCTGTCCCACTGCATTCCTGATCTGCCTCTAACATCCTGACTCTAAACGTGGCACGACGATTGCCCCGTTCCTGACAGGCTTAAGGGGCCATACTCATGATCTGCAACATCCTCCGCCGTCTCGCCACCACGACCTTCGCCGCGACCGCCTTCCTGGCCTCCGCCTCCCTGCTCCAGGCCCAATCCTTCGCCACCGCCGCCCGCACCGTGAGCATCTCCGCCTTCGCCGGCGCCTCCCGCGTCAATACCGACTACGGCAGCACCAACGCCGGCTACCTCTTCGGCGCAGACTTCACCCGCCATTACCACCTCGTCGACCCATCCCTCGAGGTCCGCGCCACCATCGCGCCCGGCAGCAGCATCGGCGAAAAAACCTTCTCCGGCGGCCTCCGCCTCCAGAAGCGCTTCCACCGCTTCCAGCCCTACGCCGACCTCCTCGCAGGCGCGGGCTCCATCACGTTCAACCACCCTACTGTCGTCAACGGCATCCCCTATGCCTCAGACAACTCCTTCATCTACGTCTTCGGAGGCGGCATGGACTACTACGTCACCCGCAACTTCGCCGTCAAAGCCGACTACAACCAGCAACTCTGGCGCCTCGGCCAGAACCTCAACCGCCTAACCCCCTCCGCCCTCACCATCGGCATCGTCTACCGCATCCCCTTCCACCCCTACAACAGGTAGTGGATAAAGATACTGTTCTAGAAGTGGCATAGACGAGTTTTCCTTCAAGACATAATCTCTACAAATGGCAAGTAACCCATATCTCCACAGGACGGCTTGCTTCGCGGTTTCGAGTGTCGCCTTCGCGGTACTTGCATGGGGAGTTGGATTGGATGGTGGTCCCTGTGGTGGATTGGGACTCGATCTGCTCATACTTTCGGTCTTGCTTTTAGTGATCACTCTTGGCTGCGCGGCTGACTGGCTCCTACAAAGCAAAGAAATCCGCTTTCGCAGAGATTTTTGACGATAAAGCAGAGATTAGATTCCTGTGCGCGAAACAGGCGTTCTGTACGCCAGCATGACCCGAATGCTAGGCTCGAAAGCTGATGCCTAAGACAGATCACCCTCAAAACTCCTCCCGCTTCGTCCGAGCCTGCCTCCGCCAGCCCGTAGACCGCACGCCCGTGTGGTTCCTCCGCCAGGCCGGCCGTTACATGCCCGAGTACATGGCCGTCCGCAAGCACCACACCCTCCTCGAGATCTGCCGCACCCCAGAAATCGCCGCGGAAGTCACCATCACCGCCGCCGAACGTCTCGGCGTAGACGCCGCCATCATCTTCGCCGACCTCCTCCTGCCCTTCACCCCCATGGGCCTGGACTTCGAGTTCGTCGCCGGCGAAGGCCCCGTAGTCAACACCCCCATCCGCACGTACGAGCAGGTCCAGGCCCTTCGCACCGACCGCTCCGAAGACCTCATCTACGTCTCCCAATCCATCGAAAAAGTAGCCAAACACTTCGCCTCCCCCCGTCCACCGGAAGCGGGACAAACAGACGGAGACCAGTTAGGCATCATCGGCTTCTGCGGAGCCCCCTTCACCCTCGCCAGCTACATGATCGAAGGCGGCAGCTCCCGCAACTACATCGAAGCCAAAAAAATGATGTACGCCAGCGGTGCCACCACAGAAAGTCGTCATTCTGAGCGAAGCTCAGAACCTCCGTATTTGCACTCTTCGACCGAGCCACAATCTCCCATGGAAACCACCGGTTCCGCCGCGTGGCCCCTCCTCATGGAAAAGCTGGTCACCGTCCTCACCGCCTTCGCCG is a window of Granulicella tundricola MP5ACTX9 DNA encoding:
- a CDS encoding outer membrane protein, yielding MICNILRRLATTTFAATAFLASASLLQAQSFATAARTVSISAFAGASRVNTDYGSTNAGYLFGADFTRHYHLVDPSLEVRATIAPGSSIGEKTFSGGLRLQKRFHRFQPYADLLAGAGSITFNHPTVVNGIPYASDNSFIYVFGGGMDYYVTRNFAVKADYNQQLWRLGQNLNRLTPSALTIGIVYRIPFHPYNR
- a CDS encoding inorganic diphosphatase; the protein is MPNYMELPVGPKSPEVINVVIEIPQEGVNKYEYDKDLHVFRLDRNLYSPVHYPGDYGFIPSTLGDDGDPLDVLVLVDSPSFSGCVMEVRPIGLLEMMDQGLGDEKVLCVGMGNPRYKDVWNYSEIYPHMLKEITHFFAIYKDLEGKRVEVKGWRDAAFARNKVTEAQARWIEHQKNPEAKPVPKD
- a CDS encoding uroporphyrinogen decarboxylase, translating into MPKTDHPQNSSRFVRACLRQPVDRTPVWFLRQAGRYMPEYMAVRKHHTLLEICRTPEIAAEVTITAAERLGVDAAIIFADLLLPFTPMGLDFEFVAGEGPVVNTPIRTYEQVQALRTDRSEDLIYVSQSIEKVAKHFASPRPPEAGQTDGDQLGIIGFCGAPFTLASYMIEGGSSRNYIEAKKMMYASGATTESRHSERSSEPPYLHSSTEPQSPMETTGSAAWPLLMEKLVTVLTAFAAQQVEAGADVIQVFDSWAGALSVEDYRQFCLAPTKQLVENIRNMGVPAIYFGVDTASLLPTMTETGADVLGLDWRIPLDEGWKSVGTAHAIQGNLDPIALFAPQEVLHARVKTILQQAANRPGHIFNLGHGIVPGTPVENVIQVARWVHELSAR
- the purS gene encoding phosphoribosylformylglycinamidine synthase subunit PurS encodes the protein MKAHVYVTLKRTVLDAQGQTVADALRRMNYKGVADVRQGKYFLLTLDATAAADPTAAEAEVNRIAREILVNPVIEEYSFRLEP